The DNA window TGGTGCCCGAGATCGCCTCCCGCCAGCACCTTGTCGCCATCCTGCCTGTCGTCGAACAGGCGCTGGAACAGGCTCGCGTCCGGCGCGACGACCTGGAGGGGGTTGCCGCCACCTACGGCCCCGGGCTGGTTGGGAGCCTGCTGGTAGGGTTCATGGCGGGTAAGGCGCTCGCGCTGGCGCTGGACGTTCCCTTCGTGGGGGTCGACCACCTGGAGGGGCACGCGGCGTCGGCGTGGCTCGTGGAACCGGACCTGCGGGGGCCCGTGGTGGTGCTTGTCGCATCGGGCGGCCACACCGAGCTCCTGCTCGCCGAACGCCCGGGACGGTTGCGCCACCTGGGCGGCACGCGGGACGACGCGGCGGGCGAGGCGTTCGACAAGGTGGGGCGCCTGCTGGGACTTGGATACCCTGCCGGGCCGATCATCGACCGGCTGAGCGACAAGGGGCGCCCGGACGCGGTGTCTCTGCCCCGGGCCATGCGGGGGGCCGACACCCTCGAGTTCAGCTTCAGCGGCCTGAAGACCGCCGCCGTCCAGCACCTGCTGCCGGCCGTGGACGCGGGGCTTCCGGTGGAGGATGCGGCCGCGTCGGTGCAGCAGGCGATCGTGGAGGTGCTGGTCGAAAAGCTGATCAAGGCCGCCGAACTGACGGGAGCCCGGGCGGTGGCCGTCACGGGTGGCGTCGCGGCCAATCAAGGCCTGCGCCGGGCGGTTGAGCGGGCTGCCGGGGAGCGGGGCCTGCAGGCGGTGCTGCCACCCCCGGCGCTCTGTACGGACAACGGCGCCATGATCGCGGCGGCGGGGCATTTCCGCCTCCTCGAGAGCGGCCCGTCGCCGCTGGAGCTCGGGGTGGATCCGTCGGCTCGGATCGGCGTTGGGGAAGGGTGATGGGCGTGCAGTTTTACCTGGACACGGCCAGCGTGAGCGAGATCCGGGAAGCGGCAAGCTGGGGCATCCTGGCCGGGGTCACCACCAACCCCAGCCTGGTGGCAAAGGAAGGCCGGCCGTTCGCCCAAGTGCTGGAGGAGATCTGCGAGATCGTCAAGGGGCCGGTCAGCGCCGAGGCCGTGAGCCTGGACGCCGAGGGGATGGTACGGGAGGCACGGGAGCTATCCCGCGTCGCGCCCAACATCGTCGTGAAGATCCCCATCACCGTCGAGGGCTTGAAGGCGGTCAGCCGGGTTTCCCGCGAGGGAATCCGCACCAACGTCACCCTGGTCTTCTCGCCGATGCAGGC is part of the Bacillota bacterium genome and encodes:
- the tsaD gene encoding tRNA (adenosine(37)-N6)-threonylcarbamoyltransferase complex transferase subunit TsaD — encoded protein: MKPYRGGLLLGIDTSCDDTAAAVVRGGREVLSSAVASQVDLHRRFGGVVPEIASRQHLVAILPVVEQALEQARVRRDDLEGVAATYGPGLVGSLLVGFMAGKALALALDVPFVGVDHLEGHAASAWLVEPDLRGPVVVLVASGGHTELLLAERPGRLRHLGGTRDDAAGEAFDKVGRLLGLGYPAGPIIDRLSDKGRPDAVSLPRAMRGADTLEFSFSGLKTAAVQHLLPAVDAGLPVEDAAASVQQAIVEVLVEKLIKAAELTGARAVAVTGGVAANQGLRRAVERAAGERGLQAVLPPPALCTDNGAMIAAAGHFRLLESGPSPLELGVDPSARIGVGEG
- the fsa gene encoding fructose-6-phosphate aldolase translates to MQFYLDTASVSEIREAASWGILAGVTTNPSLVAKEGRPFAQVLEEICEIVKGPVSAEAVSLDAEGMVREARELSRVAPNIVVKIPITVEGLKAVSRVSREGIRTNVTLVFSPMQALLAARAGASYVSPFVGRLDDIGHTGLGVVRETVEIFEVHGIETQVIAASIRHPLHVLEAAKAGAHIATVPFAVLKALVQHPLTDRGIERFLADWAKVPQEAMPART